The region CGTCAACAAGTATAAAGTGGTACACGTTGGGGTAAAATATCCCAGCCTCACATCTACACCAAAGGATTCTGAACTGTCAGTGGAAAATCTGGCCATAGTGGATGGAAGCATTGACACAATgtacagcagcagtgaagagaaaTTTCTGCTGGGGATGTTAGGAAAAGGCTTGAGAatgctaatattatattgccatATATAAATCTGTGGTTGGCTGCATGTAGAAtactgtatccagttctggttaccacactTCAAGCAGGCTATTGcagagttggaaaaggtgcaaaagagggcaaccaaagtGATCAGAGgtctggagcaccttccttatgaggtaaggctGTAGTGTTTGGGCTTTTTAGCTGGGAGATACAAGCAATTAAGGGAGGAACATGATTGATTGAGacaaataaaattatgcatggtgtagagtggatagagatggttttctttctttctcacaatACTAAAATcaagggtcatccaatgaaattgattggcacaGGAAATTTAGGACAGATGAAAGGAGTTGCTTTTTCACACAGCACAAAATTAGTCTGTGGGCAGTACACAAGGTGTGGTGTAGTGGCCACTGGCTTTGATTGTTTGGGGAACAAACCCATGGAAGACAGGTCTGTCAATGGGTTGCTAGTCGTGATGGCTGTATGCTATCACCAGATGCAGCAGTGGTGTAACACTGAAAACCAGTtgcagagaataataataataataaactttatttctatcccaccctgctccctaaaaggacccagggcggcttacaacatattaaaaacagattaaaacataatttaacaaacagataaaaacatattaaaaacacattaacagaaaccataaaaacagtagtcagataaaagttagaataaaaaagagcataaaacagcagttcatagcggaattaggcctgtaaaaaagcaactaaaagatgtataaaagatgttaaaaaggccatgaagtcagaaggcttgtttaaacagcaaggtcttcaggcctcgccaaaaagtctcaagagagggagccattctcaagtcaaggggaagggagttccatagcgttggtgccactactgagaaggccctgtttcttgctgccgccccacgtacctccttaggcggcggcacttgtaaaaaggccttctctgatgacctgagaggacgaaccaggttgtacgggagtaggcgatctctaagcaGTGAACTATGCCTTCTCTCCCGCTTGTGAATTTGGCTTCCCAGGGgtggctggtgggccactgtggaaaactcAGCTGGACTATGTGGacttgtggcctgatccagcagggcttttcttatgttcttacaattttGAGCATAAGCACGTACATTTGATCATGAGCCTTAAGAGCTTTGGCTTTCACTAAGATTAACTGCTTGACTGTAAGACTTCCTGCATGAGTAACAAAGTTCCTAGGACATAAAATTCCCAGGAACAGCAACTTAATCCATAAACTAACAGGCTGATGTGCAAGTTTGAATAACCAACTTTTCACAGTGGCTGGTCAACCAAGTGTAAGCGCATCACAGTAAAGTTGAACCTCACTGATTTTTCCATGGCACTCTAAGTACACTTGTGGAGGAGTATGTAAGCCTCCTCACTGTCCTTGTTCATTGGAAAATTGATGCAATAGATGTCTCTACTCTGGGGAACAGAAGCTGGTAACCAACAGACAAGTTTTCTTTATTTCAGTAGTTGAGGAAAGTGAATGATACTGTTTTAAGAAgttaagtttttgttttttaaaccaggTACGTGTATAATAGATTGTTGAATTCAAGGGAACTCTTTATGTTTGGAAAGTTCATCCTGCACTTTAGGCAACTTGTTATGTCTATATCATAATTAAAAATGATGCTCGTGTCTTCAAGCAACGAATTAAAACACTCTGTaaggatctagtcccaacatttcactttcaactgtggaaagcatctttaaGGGGTTCCAAAGAATTTTGTATCCTGTGCTAGATGTAAATAGTAGAGATTCCACTATCAGAATTACCATGGAGCAAGAGAAAGTTGAGATGTTACCATTCCTGGATGTGCTTGTCAGCTGCAAGGAAGATGCATGCTGAGTTGTAGTGTACAGAAAGGACTGTTATCTGCATTAAAACTCTATTCAGCGTCCTAGGCAAAAATAAGGACTAATTAACACCTTGATGACCAGAGCTAGATGTATCTTGGACTCTCAATACTTGGAGAATAGACATATGTATCCAGAGCCATGCAAGAAAATGGACACACAGAGCGAGAAATTAATAGAACATTGTGACTAAGACAAAAAGTGACTGCACAGGAAGATGACATCTTATATCTGGAACATCCCGAATAAGATTGGGAGGATATTGGAGAAAGCTAACCACAGACCCATCTATGGACTTATCAAAAAGATATCTCAGGTTTTGCGGTCCATGAGGACTATCACTTTCCACAGCAGGTGTATATCGTATTCCTTGCAGATGTGGAAAAGTCTGCATAGGGACCACAAAAAGGAATGTGATTACTAGAGTAAAGGAACATGAATGCTACTGCCACTTAGAACAAAGTGAAAAATCAGCAGTGACAGAGCATGCTGTGAGAACTGGTCcccaaataaattttaaacaaaCTCAGGCTCTTTCCACAGACCAGGTAGGCCattgaaattaaaaaacaaaagaatatgaacaaagaaaaaaagagactCTCAGTATAAGTAATTCCTGGCGTCCAGGACTCAAAAGTACTAGAATAAAATTTTTTGAGGGGAATCCTATATAGGAAATTGAGGTAATGATGAACAGGCAAAGAGTGTAAGTATGCCTTTAAGAATTAAAGCAGGAGCTGGCAATTAAGCTGGTGGCCAGCTAGCAGATGAGACCAATTAGATACTTACTTGGGCTACGTACAGAAAGGGATGTTACCCAGAACACAGAGCATTCTTTGTAaccccctgaagatgctttccacagttgaaagtgaaacattgggaCTCGAATCCTGCATTGTGTTTTAATCCGTGGCTTGAAGACTcgagcaacattttaaattatgttttagacTCATTCAACCCCAAAAGCCTTAGCGTGTGTGTGAGGTTATGCTTTATCATATAgctgtttttatttgggtttttcAAAAATGTCAAAACTAGCTTTTGCATCTTAACTATTTATCATATTCCCAAAAGTGCTTTCTTTCCAACCAGCCATTCTGACAAAAGTGAAGGAAATGAAAAATTAGTGGACGTGAATATGAAAAGGGACAAACCTGTTGTCCGACCTGAAGAAATTCCTCCTGTGCCAGAAAACAGGTTTTTGTTGAGAAGAGATGCACCAGTTGCAACTGTAGAGCCCGAACCGTAAGCAATAAACTTTCTCTTTTAGCATTTGTTTGTTCATTCTTGGTGGTAACACATTTTTCCAGTAATCACATACCTTAATGTCAGGGTTATGTCAGggtctcacaaaggctttcgacctggtcagcagagacggcctcttcaagattctccccaagattggatgtccacccaggctcctcagcatcatcagatctttccacaaggacatgaagggcactgttgtcttcgatggctccacatcagacccttttgacatccgaagcggagtgaagcagggctgtgttcttgcaccaaccttgtttgggattttcttcgctgtcctgctgaagcaggcctttggaactgcaacagaaggcatctatctccggaccagatcagacggaaagctcttcaacctctccagactgagagcaaaatccaaagtccagctgaaatgtctgcgtgacttcctctttgccgacgatgcagctgtcactacccactctgccaaagatctccagcagctcatggatcgttttagcaaggcctgccaagattttggactgacaatcagcctgaagaaaacacaggtcatggttcaggatgtggactcacttccctgcattacaatctctgagcatgaactggaggttgtccatgactttgtgtaccttggctcaacaatctccgacactcattctctcgataccgaactaaacaagcgcatcggtaaagcagctaccacgttttccagactcacaaagagagtctggtccaacaagaagctgacggaacataccaagatccaggtctacagagcttgcgtcctgagtacacttctgtactgcagcgagtcatggactcttcgctcacaacaggagaggaaactgagcgctttccacatgcgctgcctccgacgcatcctcggcatcacctggcaggacaaagttccaaacaacacagtcctggaacgtgctggaatccctagcatgtattcactgctgaaacagagacgcctgcgttggcttggtcatgtcgtgagaatggatgatgggcggatcccaaaggatctcctctatggagaactcgtgcaaggaaagcgccctacaggtagaccacagctgcgatacaaggacatctgcaagagggatctgaaggccttagggatggacctcaacaagtgggaaaccctggcctctgagcggcccgcttggaggcaggctgtgcagcatggcctttcccagtttgaagagacactttgccaacagtctgaggctaagaggcaaagaaggaaggcccatagccagggagacagaccagggacagactgcacttgctcccggtgtggaagggattgtcactcccggattggccttttcagccacactagacgctgtgccagaaccacctttcagagcgcgataccatagtctttcgagactgaaggttgccaatacaatgtcagGGTTATAATTCACAGTTTACATTTCTGAGGAGATGCTTGCTGAAATGATGGCACAGTTGAAAAGTGCACTTCATTTATCTAGGAATGTCTGTCTCACCTTCCAGCTTTACGTTTTGTATGTGGAAGCTGAAATATTCGATTGCCTTTATGGCACTGCAAGAaaagttgcatctgcccagatcTCCTGATCAGGTGTCCTGTTCCCAACAAGGGCCCCTATGAAAGACTATTTTAAAAAAGTGCAAGAGTACCAGATAGTCCAAGaattctgtattttatttcatatttaCTCTCAGTTGCTGCAAGTTCTAAGTGCAGGAACTTCCTCAGCTTGAAAGATGCACATCTTGATCATCGTAATCTAGTATGCCCGAGTTCTTATTGAGTTGTTTCTGAGACTCAACCTGCCTACTTGTGGCACGCATGGAGGAGACAGTGTAGGAATACATTgaagcagtgttcctcaaactgtgggtcaggacccactaggtgggccgcgagccaagttcatgtgggtccccattcatttcaatatttaatttttaatatattagacatgatgctaccatagtatgtgactgcatttggggaaatgttacagacctgtacttttaacacctactctgtatgtgcttttaacaatgatagtcaatgggacttacttctgggtaagtgtaggtaggattgcagcctaggattgttaaaaattttcctgcttgatgatgtcacttcgggtcatgacatcacttggtcctgacagattttcattctaaaaagtgggtcctggtgctaaatgtgtgagaaccactgcattgaaGGCATGACTCTTTCCATTCTTGACTCAAGCTTCTGATCCAGATGGGTTACCGTTTCTTTGATCCTTAGGGCTTTAAATTTTGAGTGAATGCTCATTGATTCATCTGAGTGCTTTATTTCAATTAAGGACCCCTCTGGTTCAGCTGAAGGCAATGGATttctttcccaaactttttcagttcTAGAGTCAATCTGTGCTGCAGTCAGCCCAGTTCATAAGATGCCCTTTTATAAACATTAGAATGCTTTACCCTGGTCCCCAGGGAACACTGCCCAGCATAAAGTCAGCTGCCATCCTTAGGGAAGCTTACTGAACAAAGATCTCCATAGGAAGTTCTTAGTCATTCCTTAAAGAAGCATCTTTCCTTGGAGCAACCCAACctttgatgggggagggggtctcCATCTTAGAGAGCGGATGGAGCAGGGAGTCTATGATGTGCAGTACTGCTgccagccacttctgctgctttGGAGGCTCCTTTGCCTTGGGTTAAAATGTCATGGGGGGGAGTTTCTGTCAGATAACTGAGTCGCTTGTTCAGATTACCTTGCATTTAGCGTTTTACTGCAAGAAGTCCATATGTCATCCCCTCTCCCCCATGCCTTTGCTCTTATCCCTGCATTTTTCTTAATATTTCAGGAAACCTGTTGATGTACCACCAGTTCTGACTGACCAGAAGCCCTCAGTGTCGAAATCTGGAAGAAAAATCAGAGGAAGAGGCACAATAGTGTGTTTTCCATAATATTGGGCTGTGTTGTATTTATCAAAAAGGGCGGTTATCGGAATTCCACTTATTTGTGGACACTGGGAAAGAATAAAAGATAGTAGTACAGCTATATGGATAAAGATTATATGTGCTTGCCGTATGTTTTATAGTGTTGGTAGCAATGGCTACAGGGAATGCTCACTGGTTAAAATAAAGCAAGCAAACCTTTCAGTTTCGTGTTCTACATCAGGCCTGGGTGTTTGAGAGCAAAGACAAAATAACAATAGATTTTACTTGTCCAGATGATGTGTTAGCTGAGTGTGATTTTTCTTCAACAGGAGTCGAGAATCTAGAACGTGATGTGGCAAAACTGAAAATATGGGTAGCATAACCATTGCGGGCCTGATAGGAATGAATCACAGATAGCAGCTGAAAGTATTCTTCTACTCTGATTACCGTACACTTGCAGCTTATAGAAGCAAGGGCTGCGCATCCTGGAGTACCGTCCACTCTGATGCCATGACTGCCACCTCTGTCGCAGCACTTGAGGGTGTCCTTACCCTGCTTCTTGTGCAGTtttgtcaaacctggaagtgcaagaCTGCTGGTTTTACTTAAAGGGACAGCACACACTGTCCCTGTAAACAAAGCTGAAAATCTTGCACTTCCGGCTTGTACTGCACCGGTAGCAAGGAAAGGTGGCCAATGAAAGGTAGCGGTTTTTAGCTTGGAGAAGCAGGAAGTAGACTATTGTGGCAGACCTGAGGGAGGCAgcggcagacttggggtgaagcaCACCCCAAATCTGCACCTCTTCGGACTCCTCACAATCTGTCACTGAAGCAGCCTGCTTCActtgcctcatggttgggctggcagTGTTGTGAAATAAAAAACTGCAAAGACATTAAGTAAGAAAGggttgaatttaaaaaaaacaaaaacctttagGGAGACAGTTCAGAGTTGATGCTATATGTAGCTCTTGGTGGAGCAGATGTTCTCTTGCAGCGAAGTGTCACTTCTTAGTTGTGTTGGCCTGACCTCTCTTATGGCAAAGCATTTCTTTTTTGCATTGCAGAACTTGCTGTCTTCCACAGCAAATGTACAATTACTGAATGTAGATGTAGAATGTGTGTCACTGTAAGCTGAGCAGACAATTGCCCCCAGCAGTTTCTTTGATTGTAGATAATGTTTGTTAGGTGACTCTGTGTGCGCTCATGTGTTATGGATCCTGGATAATGTCCTACTTGCATTATTTTTCATTTAGCGATACCATACACCACCTGGTTCCTGCTCCTGTTCAGAATCTGATAATGATGAGAGCAGCGAAACTCCCCCACACTGGAAAGAAGAGATGCAGAGGTTAAGAGCCTACAGGCCACCCAGTGGAGAGAAATGGAGTAAAGGGGACAAGTAAGTTTTTGCTGGGAATATGAAGGTCTCTTAAATGACTCATGTCCTGTAAAACAGGAGTGCTTGTAAGCACAGATCATGCAAGTCATCTGTTGTCCTTACAACTTAGGTGAATGTTATTGTACTTGATTGAAATGTTCTAACTTTTGAATGGTGAGAGATTGAGGTCCTGGGTTTAGGGAAAATATCACTTGGCTGCTTTGGATATTGCTTACATCCTGTTGGTCTGAGGAAGCAGGCTCTCTGGAACACAGTGTGTATGTTTATCTTAACAATTAATTGTTTTGTTACTCTCATTCAAAGGCTCATGTATTTACGAGCAGCAGTGCATCCGGATATGTCTACTCCGGTTCTATAATGTAACAGAAATACTGTTCTTGAGACATCCTTTGAGTGCTTATCTGCATTCTACAAAGTCATGTTTCTTCTGACTGTTTCATTTCTGAAAAACACTGATCAGATTCCCTTTTTCTCTCTAAGTGCTagttgtgatttatttattttatttttcacatttttataccgcccttcctccaaagagctcagggtggtgtacacagccgctgccctccttttgtcctcacaacaaccctgtgaggtagctaaagctgagagaaagtggctggcccagggtcacccaggaagcttcgtggctgaggggatttgatcctggatcttccaggtctaaatctaCCTCCCCaagcactacaccaccctggctctagtTTTGTATCCATAGGATGACTCTCAGAATGATTTCTGTGGCTGCACACACATGCAAAAGCAATTGGAACTGTCATTCATGCAAACTGCACTGAAAATAGATTTGAGTCAATAAGAAGGTATTCCTGAGTATTAAACATGGCCTTTGGGCAGTTTCATTGACTAATACATCCTCACAGTGTTCTTTTTATGTGTGCCATTGGCCATCCTGTGGATGCACAACACTAAATTGGAACTCACACTTGAGTTCCTTTTGAGTCATTTGAATTGTTTATTTAACGTCTGTTTACACATTCTCTGTAGTTATTGCTTTCTTTATACCAGAGGCAAGGTGTGATCAGTTTAATTCCACCTGCTGTAACTGCCAAGACCCACTTCACTTCCTCTTTAGGAAGATCCCTGTATGTCTTAAGCATCTTCCAGATTACGTATCTGTCTCTACATCTTCAAGACCTTGCGGCGTAGTTCCTGAAACTGACAGTCTCTCAGCTGGGAACTATAGAACTTGAGCAAGCAAATGTAAGGGAATGcctattcattttattttcttgttcCTTAGATTGAGTGATCCAGGAAGGTGGGATGAAAGAAGTCCATCCCAGAGGTCAAGATCTTGGTCACACAATGGCTATTCAGATCTAAGTAGCGCAAAAAACGTTGGCCACCACAAAAAGCATCGGAAGGAGAAAAAGACAAAGCACAAAAAAAAGGCCAAAAAGCAAAAACACTTTAAGAAGCataagcaaattaaaaaaaagaaagtatCATCTTCCACAGAGAGAGATTCTTCTCATTCTTCTACTAGAAAAACAAAATCTTCTCATTCTTCCGCTAGAAGGACAAAATCACCTTGTGATCGTGAGAGGGTGTCCCGTTCCTCCTCACTGACATCTCGGGGTTCCTCCTCTCGGAGGAATTGGTCTAAATCAGAGAGAGATAACCGGAGCTCGCTGTCTCTGTCAAGCAGAGACTCCCGGTCATACTACAGGTCCAGATCAAGGTCTTATTCTAGAAGAAGTTCAAGGTCAAGAATTGCTTTTAAGTCCTCTCGCTCTAGGAGCAGGTCAAGATCTCGCTCAAATTCAAGGCATTTGAGGACAGTATCCAGGTCACCAAAAAATATTGCAGTTCGTTTAAATGAACACAAGGCAGTGACGGCTGAACCTGTAAGGACAGTATTGCCACAGAGTGATAAAGTTGTGATACAGCCTGTTGTTACTGAAAGTATTCAAGTTATACCCCTAAGTGACAGTCCACCACCTTCTAGGTGGAAACCTGGACAAAAGCCGTGGAAGCCATCATATGAGCGAATTCAAGAAATGAAAGCAAAAACTACCCATGTAATACCTACTCAGACCAACTACAGTTTAGTAAATACTAAAGAAGCTGGCTCATCTTCTTCATACAGGAAGAGGCGAAAGAGCTCAGATAGTGATCGGAGTGGTTATTCGAAAAATCGGAGTGAGGGCAGTTCAGATAGTTGGCGAAGATCAAGGAGCAGAACCTCTCGAAGCAGATCCTATTCTAAGTCTTATTCAAGATCCAGAAGTCCATCCAGTTCTCGATCGAGGTCTCGCTCCACCATCAGATCCCATTCAGTGAGTAAATTCCCTAGTGATCAGTCGTGCTACAGTGAGTCATcctcttatttttctttcagtgaTGACAATCGACAGAAAAGGAAAACGAAACCTGAATCCCGAGAGAGAGATGCGCGCCTGTCAAAGAAAAGGCAAAGCAGTTCTGAGAGTACTCTGCCATGTGTGAAAGATGTGACTTCTCAAAAGCAGAGGGGGAGTGCTAGTAGATCCTCTTTGGATTTCTCAACAGACAGTGAGCAGGTGGCTAAAATGCAGCCAGTCCAAGAGAAGGAGCAGCCACAGCCAGAAAAAACCAATCGGAAGCAAAGTGAAAGTAGTTCAGCTCGTGATGCCCCTGAAGAGAAGCTAAATCTTGAGTGGGGCAGTGGCCATTCCAAGAAGAGAGCTTTGACAGAGAAATCTTCTGAGTCTCTGAGGAGTGGTCAGAAGGCAAAAAAGAAAACTCATTCAGATGGTAAGTGGGATTCGGGATCAAACTCCGAAAGAAGCAGGAACAGGAACGGTAAAGATGATTCACGATTATCTTCCAGTAAAGAGGAAGGTGAAGCCACTTCAGACTCTGACACAGATATCAGCCTTGTCAAATGTAAGACAAAATTGGATTCCTCCCTGGGCCCACTGAAGGCAAGTAAGCAACAAGCCTCCCTTTCCGAAAGTTCTCATTCTAATTCAGATGTGCCGGGAAAATCAAGGAAGCCAAAGCGTGGATCTAAAAAGAGCCTCAAAAAGGCACATTCCAAAAAGTCCAAAGAGAAATCCaaggggaagaaggagaagaagcacAAGACTCAAAAACGGAAGGAAGCATTTCATTGGCAGCCTCCACTGGAGTTTGGGGAGGAGGAAGACGAAGAGGAGGACATCGCTGGAAAACCAACAGCCAAAGGTGGGAAGGAGAAGCAAGTTACAAGCGACACTAAAGGTAAAGCCAGAGAGCAAGTATCTGAGAACAGTGAAGTGGTCAGAGAACAAGCAGGGGGTGAAGGAAAGCTCCACAAAGAGAGCCTATTACTGGATAAAGTTGTGGGCAGCACATCTCCTGCTACTAGTGGTCAGGGCAGTGGGGAGCAGTTGACTTCAGTCCATGCTCTAAATTCCAATAATGTGGATGATTCAACAAGTGCAAATACTGTCAAAGCAGATAATGAAAACGAGGTGGAGGTTGCCCAGGTGGATGACATGGAGATCTGTACTCCAGATCACACCTCGCCTGTGAAGGTCAGTGTGGCCCTGTCTCCAGTCAACCTGAAGGTGAGCTTCCAGGAGGTTGGTAAGAACACAGATGCATCAAATAACTCTGAAGCAGGGAATGCAAAGCAAGAAATGGATGTGAAAGAACTGGCTGGTGTtaaagagagcaaaacagagaaggAGAAACATAGTCCCAACCCCAGCACTACAATGTCTGTGGCAGAAAGTGTGCTGAAAACGGAAATGGCTGACAATGCCCAGAGCAGCATGGGGGATAATAAAT is a window of Tiliqua scincoides isolate rTilSci1 chromosome 5, rTilSci1.hap2, whole genome shotgun sequence DNA encoding:
- the NKTR gene encoding NK-tumor recognition protein isoform X2, which produces MGVQDRPQCFFDIEINREPVGRIVFQLFSDVCPRTCKNFLSLCTGEKGIGKTTGKKLCYKGSTFHRVVKNFMIQGGDFSEGNGKGGESIYGGYFKDENFILKHDRAFLLSMANRGKHTNGSQFFITTKPAPHLDSVHVVFGLVISGFEVIEQIENLKTDTASRPYADVRVIDCGVLVAKSAKDVLEKKRKVSTHSEVSDSSASSSSTSTESSSDSESENERSKKRKRKRRTKAKQSKKRRKEERKKEEPKNKRTPDQRSAFFPTSHSDKSEGNEKLVDVNMKRDKPVVRPEEIPPVPENRFLLRRDAPVATVEPEPKPVDVPPVLTDQKPSVSKSGRKIRGRGTIRYHTPPGSCSCSESDNDESSETPPHWKEEMQRLRAYRPPSGEKWSKGDKLSDPGRWDERSPSQRSRSWSHNGYSDLSSAKNVGHHKKHRKEKKTKHKKKAKKQKHFKKHKQIKKKKVSSSTERDSSHSSTRKTKSSHSSARRTKSPCDRERVSRSSSLTSRGSSSRRNWSKSERDNRSSLSLSSRDSRSYYRSRSRSYSRRSSRSRIAFKSSRSRSRSRSRSNSRHLRTVSRSPKNIAVRLNEHKAVTAEPVRTVLPQSDKVVIQPVVTESIQVIPLSDSPPPSRWKPGQKPWKPSYERIQEMKAKTTHVIPTQTNYSLVNTKEAGSSSSYRKRRKSSDSDRSGYSKNRSEGSSDSWRRSRSRTSRSRSYSKSYSRSRSPSSSRSRSRSTIRSHSVSKFPSDQSCYSESSSYFSFSDDNRQKRKTKPESRERDARLSKKRQSSSESTLPCVKDVTSQKQRGSASRSSLDFSTDSEQVAKMQPVQEKEQPQPEKTNRKQSESSSARDAPEEKLNLEWGSGHSKKRALTEKSSESLRSGQKAKKKTHSDGKWDSGSNSERSRNRNGKDDSRLSSSKEEGEATSDSDTDISLVKCKTKLDSSLGPLKASKQQASLSESSHSNSDVPGKSRKPKRGSKKSLKKAHSKKSKEKSKGKKEKKHKTQKRKEAFHWQPPLEFGEEEDEEEDIAGKPTAKGGKEKQVTSDTKGKAREQVSENSEVVREQAGGEGKLHKESLLLDKVVGSTSPATSGQGSGEQLTSVHALNSNNVDDSTSANTVKADNENEVEVAQVDDMEICTPDHTSPVKVSVALSPVNLKVSFQEVGKNTDASNNSEAGNAKQEMDVKELAGVKESKTEKEKHSPNPSTTMSVAESVLKTEMADNAQSSMGDNKWKPLQGVGNLQVATPAAATAANPLETKNMASSSDSKPQGLRIEIKSKNKIRPGSLFDEVRKTARLNRRPRNRESSSEEDSPTRENSQSRSRSRSRSKSDPKSRHRTRSLSYSHSRSRSRSSTYSYRSRSYTRSRSRGWYSRGHSRSRSSSYHSYRSRSRTYSRSRSRSSSYDHRSRSRSRSYTYDSYYSRSRSRSRSKRSDSYHRSRSYDRRSRSYGSDSESDRSYSNNRSPSESSRYS
- the NKTR gene encoding NK-tumor recognition protein isoform X1, which gives rise to MGVQDRPQCFFDIEINREPVGRIVFQLFSDVCPRTCKNFLSLCTGEKGIGKTTGKKLCYKGSTFHRVVKNFMIQGGDFSEGNGKGGESIYGGYFKDENFILKHDRAFLLSMANRGKHTNGSQFFIRTTKPAPHLDSVHVVFGLVISGFEVIEQIENLKTDTASRPYADVRVIDCGVLVAKSAKDVLEKKRKVSTHSEVSDSSASSSSTSTESSSDSESENERSKKRKRKRRTKAKQSKKRRKEERKKEEPKNKRTPDQRSAFFPTSHSDKSEGNEKLVDVNMKRDKPVVRPEEIPPVPENRFLLRRDAPVATVEPEPKPVDVPPVLTDQKPSVSKSGRKIRGRGTIRYHTPPGSCSCSESDNDESSETPPHWKEEMQRLRAYRPPSGEKWSKGDKLSDPGRWDERSPSQRSRSWSHNGYSDLSSAKNVGHHKKHRKEKKTKHKKKAKKQKHFKKHKQIKKKKVSSSTERDSSHSSTRKTKSSHSSARRTKSPCDRERVSRSSSLTSRGSSSRRNWSKSERDNRSSLSLSSRDSRSYYRSRSRSYSRRSSRSRIAFKSSRSRSRSRSRSNSRHLRTVSRSPKNIAVRLNEHKAVTAEPVRTVLPQSDKVVIQPVVTESIQVIPLSDSPPPSRWKPGQKPWKPSYERIQEMKAKTTHVIPTQTNYSLVNTKEAGSSSSYRKRRKSSDSDRSGYSKNRSEGSSDSWRRSRSRTSRSRSYSKSYSRSRSPSSSRSRSRSTIRSHSVSKFPSDQSCYSESSSYFSFSDDNRQKRKTKPESRERDARLSKKRQSSSESTLPCVKDVTSQKQRGSASRSSLDFSTDSEQVAKMQPVQEKEQPQPEKTNRKQSESSSARDAPEEKLNLEWGSGHSKKRALTEKSSESLRSGQKAKKKTHSDGKWDSGSNSERSRNRNGKDDSRLSSSKEEGEATSDSDTDISLVKCKTKLDSSLGPLKASKQQASLSESSHSNSDVPGKSRKPKRGSKKSLKKAHSKKSKEKSKGKKEKKHKTQKRKEAFHWQPPLEFGEEEDEEEDIAGKPTAKGGKEKQVTSDTKGKAREQVSENSEVVREQAGGEGKLHKESLLLDKVVGSTSPATSGQGSGEQLTSVHALNSNNVDDSTSANTVKADNENEVEVAQVDDMEICTPDHTSPVKVSVALSPVNLKVSFQEVGKNTDASNNSEAGNAKQEMDVKELAGVKESKTEKEKHSPNPSTTMSVAESVLKTEMADNAQSSMGDNKWKPLQGVGNLQVATPAAATAANPLETKNMASSSDSKPQGLRIEIKSKNKIRPGSLFDEVRKTARLNRRPRNRESSSEEDSPTRENSQSRSRSRSRSKSDPKSRHRTRSLSYSHSRSRSRSSTYSYRSRSYTRSRSRGWYSRGHSRSRSSSYHSYRSRSRTYSRSRSRSSSYDHRSRSRSRSYTYDSYYSRSRSRSRSKRSDSYHRSRSYDRRSRSYGSDSESDRSYSNNRSPSESSRYS